Proteins encoded by one window of Thunnus thynnus chromosome 3, fThuThy2.1, whole genome shotgun sequence:
- the r3hcc1l gene encoding coiled-coil domain-containing protein R3HCC1L, translating to MELEQPKEDSATAQPSPTPSSQSKRPSQALYVPKQRLQGSKDKAKTQGEVKPRPRPRYTDKARKNAKNKKDKAGGEGKTLPVGGQDGGEVPNSDTSTDVKEERLQDTEVETNGQPDSTNVDTEVTSRLEAASSPEEEGEEESWDTLFNDDGDCLDPHLLEELAPKDGRKKKSIQEARFDYYNMDGDYDEDIDLTEDELSHIVEIYDFPAEFKTEDLLKLFQSYQQRGFDVQWIDDTHALGLFSSPIAAREALRSKHMLMKLRPLSKSSPAIKAKARSCSDYLLPAKERPQTSAALARKLVIGALGVKSNLTKEQREAERKKLQEAKEKKRLAVKQREDAWEGK from the exons ATGGAACTGGAACAGCCAAAGGAAGACAGTGCTACTGCCCAGCCCTCACCTACACCTTCTTCTCAGTCAAAGAGGCCAAGTCAGGCTCTGTACGTGCCCAAACAACGACTTCAGGGTTCCAAAGACAAAGCTAAGACTCAGGGAGAAGTTAAACCAAGACCCAGGCCTCGCTACACGGACAAAGCACGAAAGAATGCCAAGAACAAGAAGGACAAGGctggaggagagggaaagacaTTACCTGTTGGAGGACAAGATGGGGGTGAGGTACCGAACAGTGACACCAGTACTGATGTGAAGGAAGAGAGGCTACAGGATACAGAGGTGGAGACTAATGGGCAGCCTGACTCAACTAATGTGGATACAGAGGTCACTTCACGGTTGGAGGCGGCATCCTCTCCTGAAGAAGAGGGGGAAGAGGAGAGTTGGGACACCTTGTTCAATGATGATGGGGATTGTCTTGATCCGCACCTGCTTGAAGAG CTGGCTCCGAAGGATGGTAGAAAAAAGAAGTCCATCCAGGAGGCCCGATTTGATTACTACAACATGGATGGAGATTATGATGAGGACATCGACCTCACAGAGGACGAACTCTCTCACATCGTCGAGATCTATGATTTTCCTGCAGAGTTTAAGACCGAGGATCTTCTTAAGTTATTTCAGTCCTACCA aCAAAGAGGCTTTGATGTTCAGTGGATTGATGACACACATGCCCTGGGTCTCTTCTCAAGCCCCATAGCAG CCCGTGAAGCTCTGAGATCCAAACATATGCTGATGAAGTTGCGACCACTCTCCAAATCCTCCCCTGCCATAAAGGCCAAAGCCCGCAGCTGCTCAG ACTACCTCCTGCCTGCTAAGGAGAGACCTCAGACGAGTGCAGCACTGGCTCGAAAGCTCGTGATTGGTGCCCTCGGTGTAAAGAGCAACCTGACGAAGGAGCAGCgcgaggcagagaggaagaagctCCAGGAAGCAAAGG aaaaaaagcGCCTGGCAGTCAAACAGAGGGAAGATGCTTGGGAGGGGAAGTGA
- the LOC137177013 gene encoding lysyl oxidase homolog 4-like — protein sequence MVCLSSLPTLLLLLLLYTPPLSAQEVLVRLAGVGRRNANEGRVEVFYNGAWGTVCDDEVDLHLANVICRQLGFQRSFTWAHSAKFGQGQGLIWLDNVRCMGTELSIAECRSNGWGVNDCTHAEDLGVICSPERRPGSPSISLEEAPSSSRRQPNQPRQRNHPPQSVSPPAPPAAQSQTSLSARGHEIALHRGPSSSRRSSISPQENGHEIQILRRNRPRGDQQVNPALPQGHQLPTHLANGATYRQRQETARSGPQAMRQEAQGQVNRQQFSGNHVEPEPVYPGMGMETDAHYTQGSSRVHLEEARLRPVLSSNHGGLVTEGVLEVKHAGRWRHVCSQGWDLSSSRVVCGMLGFPDAEAFDQNAYRKQWDSKLADPSSRLRTQISKKAYWVEKVQCQGVEPSLSQCQAQLSLPRNDVPCRGGMHAVVRCVPGSQFARYGRAPAPPAVPSVVRLKAGPRLGEGRVEVLKEGKWGTVCDHLWDMPAASVVCRELGFGTAKEALTKAQLGQGTGPIHMNSVQCTGREKSLTECHFRPVPLYTCKHSQDVAVRCNVPNTGLQATVRLAGGREPAEGRVEVLMEVRGVKRWGSVCSENWGINEAMVVCRQLGLGFASRAHQETWYWPSSSDASDVVLSGTHCTGNEMSIQQCRRNTNVYCPRGGDGKAAGVTCVETAPDLVLDAQLVQETAYLEDRPLHLLTCANEENCLSSSAARMNWPYGHRRLLRFSSRIMNMGRADFRPRASRESWTWHQCHRHYHSIEVFTHYDLLTLNGTKVAEGHKASFCLEDTYCPDGIHKRYACYNMGQQGISVGCWDTYRHDIDCQWIDITDIRPGEYVFQVEVNPTLDMAESDFQNNVMRCRCKYDGARVYMFGCHAGDAYSPEIEDLFDHQRQISNNFL from the exons atGGTGTGCCTCAGCTCCCTGCccacactcctcctcctccttcttctctacACCCCTCCGCTGTCTGCCCAGGAGGTGCTCGTACGTCTCGCAGGTGTAGGACGGCGCAATGCAAACGAGGGACGTGTGGAGGTGTTCTACAATGGCGCTTGGGGTACAGTGTGTGATGACGAGGTGGATCTGCACCTGGCCAATGTGATTTGCCGACAGCTGGGCTTTCAACGCAGCTTTACGTGGGCACACAGTGCCAAGTTTGGCCAGGGACAAG GTCTGATCTGGTTGGACAATGTGCGCTGCATGGGCACAGAGCTCTCTATTGCAGAGTGTCGCTCCAATGGTTGGGGAGTCAATGACTGCACCCACGCTGAGGACCTGGGGGTCATTTGCAGCCCAGAAAGGAGACCTGGCTCCCCCTCTATCTCTTTGGAGGAGGCCCCTTCATCCTCCAGGCGCCAGCCAAACCAACCAAGACAGAGAAACCATCCACCGCAGTCTGTGTCACCCCCAGCTCCACCTGCAGCCCAATCCCAAACCTCTTTATCTGCAAGAGGCCATGAAATCGCCCTTCATCGCGGCCCATCTTCTTCACGTCGCAGCAGCATCTCGCCACAGGAGAATGGCCACGAGATCCAGATTTTGCGACGGAATCGTCCCAGAGGAGACCAGCAGGTCAACCCAGCCTTGCCTCAAGGGCACCAGCTACCTACACATCTGGCAAATGGCGCTACCTACAGGCAGAGACAGGAGACAGCAAGGAGCGGTCCACAAGCAATGAGACAGGAGGCACAGGGGCAGGTGAACAGGCAGCAGTTCAGTGGGAACCATGTTGAACCAGAGCCTGTTTATCCAGGCATGGGAATGGAGACAGATGCACACTACACacag GGATCTTCGAGGGTTCACTTAGAGGAGGCTCGTCTTCGGCCTGTGCTCTCCAGCAATCATGGCGGTCTGGTGACAGAGGGAGTGCTGGAAGTGAAGCATGCTGGGAGGTGGCGTCATGTGTGTAGCCAGGGCTGGGACCTCAGCAGCAGCCGTGTCGTCTGTGGCATGTTAGGATTCCCTGATGCAGAAGCCTTTGACCAAAATGCCTACAG GAAACAGTGGGACTCTAAGTTAGCGGATCCATCCTCCAG GCTGAGGACACAGATCAGTAAAAAGGCCTACTGGGTGGAGAAGGTGCAGTGTCAGGGTGTGGAACCCTCTTTGTCGCAGTGCCAGGCCCAGCTGTCCCTCCCCAGGAATGATGTCCCATGCCGGGGGGGCATGCACGCTGTTGTTCGCTGTGTTCCCGGATCCCAGTTCGCACGCTATGGCAGAGCACCTGCACCACCCGCCGTGCCG TCCGTCGTGCGTCTGAAGGCGGGGCCCCGTCTCGGAGAGGGCCGTGTCGAGGTGCTGAAGGAGGGGAAGTGGGGCACCGTGTGTGACCACCTGTGGGACATGCCTGCAGCCAGCGTGGTCTGCAGGGAGCTGGGCTTCGGGACAGCCAAAGAAGCCCTCACCAAGGCTCAATTGGGACAGG GTACTGGCCCCATCCACATGAACAGTGTGCAGTGCACAGGCAGAGAGAAGTCGCTTACAGAGTGTCACTTCAGGCCGGTGCCGCTTTACACCTGCAAACACAGCCAGGATGTAGCAGTCCGCTGCAATGTCCCCAACACCGGCTTGCAGGCCACg GTGCGTCTGGCAGGAGGCAGAGAGCCAGCCGAGGGCCGTGTGGAGGTGCTGATGGAGGTCAGAGGAGTGAAGCGCTGGGGCTCCGTCTGCAGCGAGAACTGGGGCATCAACGAGGCCATGGTGGTCTGTCGACAGCTGGGCTTGGGCTTTGCCTCCAGAGCTCACCAG gaaACTTGGTACTGGCCTAGTTCTTCAGATGCTTCAGATGTGGTTCTCAGTGGAACTCACTGCACTGGCAATGAGATGTCTATCCAGCAGTGTCGCAGAAACACAAATGTGTACTGTCCCAGAGGAGGAGATGGCAAAGCCGCAGGAGTCACCTGTGTAGAGA CTGCTCCTGACCTTGTACTGGATGCCCAGCTCGTCCAAGAAACGGCCTACCTGGAGGACAGACCCCTCCACCTGTTGACCTGCGCCAACGAGGAGAACTGTCTGTCCTCCTCCGCCGCCAGGATGAACTGGCCCTACGGACACCGCCGCCTGCTGCGCTTCTCCTCACGTATCATGAACATGGGCCGCGCTGATTTCCGACCCCGGGCCTCCAGAGAAAGCTGGACATGGCACCAGTGTCACAG GCACTACCACAGCATTGAGGTGTTCACCCACTACGATCTGCTGACCCTCAACGGGACCAAGGTGGCTGAAGGTCACAAAGCCAGTTTCTGTCTGGAAGATACCTACTGCCCTGATG GTATCCATAAGCGGTATGCCTGCTATAACATGGGACAGCAGGGTATCTCAGTTGGCTGCTGGGACACCTACCGCCACGACATTGACTGCCAGTGGATCGACATCACAGACATACGACCTGGTGAATACGTCTTCCAG GTGGAGGTCAACCCTACCTTGGACATGGCTGAGTCTGATTTCCAGAACAACGTGATGCGCTGTCGGTGCAAGTATGATGGAGCACGGGTTTACATGTTTGGATGCCATGCAG gTGACGCTTACAGCCCTGAGATCGAGGACTTGTTTGACCACCAACGTCAGATCTCCAACAACTTCCTGTGA
- the tekt4 gene encoding tektin-4, with protein MSWEVLVSRPHFDSRAVAQGVPEKEPPVEPEVPQPSSGSATAGYRSAKYTPAEWFSKYHSILQQAGSDQHEARRIQRGSKTLYQDTETATLRTQAEGTCHLGERLQEIHHWRSELQRHIEQLLADTESLLALKTRLEKALDATETPYAIATDNLNCRTRRLGPDLVRDTVEEELLKEVDLIRSIQALLKRTTTQVVSQIKMNREAKQMLEMDWSDKYQAYNFDDLSGRYTNMSPDTRHHPSSATVQDQMCNHTSWTKFTQDNLSKALQEEHATHSLRLLVEQVLLDTTDDLRVQCSSVDRAFGQRCGELIEAKTQLEMKLTQTLEQIGAQEKNIVALQQAIHNKEAPLRVAQSRLYLRSLRPNMELCRDEPQLSLEGEVRQIDATLASLHQQLSEARGSLSHLEESRMALEKDIMCKTNSLFIERDKCMTHRKRYPTISTLSGY; from the exons atgagcTGGGAGGTTTTAGTGTCACGGCCACACTTTGACAGCCGAGCGGTGGCCCAGGGAGTCCCGGAGAAGGAGCCTCCAGTAGAGCCGGAGGTCCCGCAGCCGTCCTCGGGTTCAGCCACCGCGGGGTACCGCTCCGCTAAGTACACCCCAGCTGAGTGGTTCTCCAAATACCATAGCATCCTCCAGCAGGCAGGCTCCGACCAACATGAAGCCCGGAGAATCCAGCGAGGGTCCAAAACTCTGTACCAGGACACCGAGACGGCGACTTTAAGGACCCAGGCCGAGGGAACATGTCATCTGGGAGAGAGACTCCAGGAGATCCACCATTGGAGGTCTGAGCTGCAGCGGCACATCGAGCAGCTACTGGCCGACACCGAGTCACTGCTGGCGCTGAAGACGCGGCTAGAGAAGGCGCTGGACGCCACCGAGACTCCGTACGCCATCGCTACCGATAATCTGAACTGCAGGACAAGAAGACTGGGACCAGACCTGGTCAGAGACACAGTGGAGGAGGAACTGTTAAAG GAAGTGGACTTGATAAGGAGCATCCAGGCTTTATTGAAGAGAACTACAACTCAGGTTGTCAGCCAGATAAA gATGAATCGAGAGGCCAAGCAGATGCTCGAGATGGACTGGTCTGATAAGTACCAGGCCTACAACTTTGATGACCTCAGTGGGAGATACACTAATATGAGTCCAGACACACGGCACCACCCCAGCTCAGCCACTGTGCAGGACCA GATGTGTAACCACACGTCATGGACAAAGTTTACGCAGGACAACCTGTCTAAGGCCTTGCAGGAGGAACATGCCACTCACAGTCTCAG acTGCTGGTGGAACAAGTGCTGCTGGACACCACTGACGATCTGAGAGTCCAGTGCTCCAGTGTGGACCGAGCCTTCGGCCAGCGCTGTGGGGAGCTGATAGAGGCCAAGACCCAGCTGGAGATGAAGCTCACACAG ACCTTGGAGCAGATTGGAGCCCAGGAGAAGAACATCGTGGCTTTGCAGCAGGCCATCCACAACAAAGAGGCTCCTTTAAGAGTAGCTCAGTCCAGGCTTTACCTTCGGTCCCTCAGACCCAACATGGAGCTCTGCAGAGATGAACCCCAgctcag TTTGGAAGGGGAGGTGAGGCAGATTGATGCCACTCTGGCGTCTCTGCACCAGCAGCTGAGCGAGGCCAGAGGCTCCCTGTCCCACCTGGAGGAGTCCCGCATGGCCCTTGAGAAGGACATAATGTGTAAAACCAACTCGCTGTTCATAGAGAGAGACAAATGCATGACTCACCGTAAACGCTACCCAACAATCTCCACACTATCAGGATACTGA
- the crtac1a gene encoding cartilage acidic protein 1a — protein MWGSGVLLLLFGLWHQSQAQNSDPMLQVVTQTMLPPDSLHNPTQLNYGMAVTDVDGDGDLEVVVAGYDGPNLVLKYDRVQNRMVNIAIDDSNSPYYALRDRAGNAIGVTACDVDGDGREEIYFLNTNNAYSGRATYSDKLFKFRNGRFEDLLSDELNVRRGVANRMAGRSVACIDRKGTGRYSVYVANYASGNIGPHALLEMDEAASDLTKGVIALSDVAAEAGVNKYTGGRGVVVGPILSQTRSDVFCDNENGPNFLFKNNGDGTFVDMARQAGVEDRYQHGRGIALADFNGDGKTDIVYGNWNGPHRLYLQGSDSKFRNIATGGFATPSPIRTVIAADFDNDKELEVFFNNIAYRGNAPNRLFRVSRRDGADPLIQELNVGDAAEPQGRGTGGTVTDLDGDGQLDLLLAHGESAQQPISVFKVTQGSSNNWLRVIPRTQFGSFARGAKVTAFTNQNGAQTRIIDGGSGYLCEMEPVAHFGLGNDKVTVLEVSWPDGSSITRLLQPSEMNSVVEVAYPREGEMSVLANDTQCGKGFTVKNGRCAGI, from the exons ATGTGGGGTTCAGGTGTGTTGCTCCTGCTCTTCGGACTCTGGCATCAGTCCCAGGCTCAGAACTCCGACCCCATGCTACAGGTTGTAACACAGACGATGCTTCCTCCTGACAGCCTGCACAATCCGACACAGCTCAATTATGGGATGGCAGTAACTGATGTGGATGGTGACGGCGACCTGGAAGTGGTTGTGGCAGG GTACGATGGGCCCAACCTGGTGTTGAAGTATGACCGCGTTCAGAACAGGATGGTAAACATTGCTATTGATGACAGTAACTCTCCATACTACGCACTGAGGGACCGAGCAGGGAACGCCATTGGAGTTACTGCCTGTGATGTGGATGGAGATGGACGTGAGGAGATCTACTTCCTCAACACAAACAATGCTTACTCTG GACGGGCAACTTACTCAGACAAGCTCTTCAAGTTTCGCAATGGCCGTTTTGAAGATCTGCTCAGTGATGAGCTCAATGTGCGTCGTGGCGTAGCTAATCGCATGGCAGGACGCTCTGTGGCATGTATCGACAGAAAG GGAACTGGCCGCTACTCAGTCTACGTGGCCAACTATGCCAGCGGCAACATCGGCCCCCACGCTCTCTTAGAAATGGATGAGGCTGCCAGTGATTTGACCAAGGGCGTCATCGCTCTGTCTGACGTAGCCGCTGAGGCTGGAGTCAACAAGTACACTG GTGGCCGTGGCGTGGTGGTTGGACCGATCCTCAGCCAGACAAGGTCAGATGTGTTCTGTGACAATGAGAACGGACCCAACTTCCTGTTCAAGAACAATGGAGATGGGACTTTTGTTGATATGGCCAGACAAGCAG GTGTGGAGGACCGATACCAGCATGGCAGAGGAATAGCACTAGCTGACTTCAATGGCGATGGAAAGACAGACATCGTCTATGGCAACTGGAACGGCCCACACAGACTTTACCTGCAGGGCAGCGACTCTAAATTCCGG AACATCGCTACTGGAGGATTTGCCACCCCCTCCCCTATTCGCACAGTCATCGCTGCTGACTTTGATAATGACAAGGAGCTGGAGGTGTTTTTCAACAATATTGCCTACAGAGGCAACGCCCCTAACAGGCTGTTCAG ggTATCAAGGAGAGATGGTGCAGACCCTTTGATTCAGGAGCTTAATGTGGGAGATGCTGCAGAGCCACAAGGGAGAGGAACAG GTGGCACTGTGACAGACTTAGATGGGGACGGACAGCTGGACCTGCTGTTAGCACATGGAGAGAGCGCCCAGCAGCCAATCTCTGTCTTCAAGGTCACccag GGCTCATCCAATAACTGGCTGCGGGTCATCCCTCGCACCCAGTTTGGCTCTTTTGCCCGAGGTGCCAAGGTAACAGCCTTCACCAATCAGAACGGAGCTCAAACACGCATCATAGACGGAGGCTCAGGGTACCTGTGTGAGATGGAGCCTGTTGCCCACTTTGGTTTAG GAAACGATAAGGTGACGGTACTGGAGGTCTCCTGGCCTGACGGCAGCTCCATCACTCGCCTCCTTCAGCCTAGTGAAATGAACTCAGTGGTGGAAGTAGCCTACCCCAGAGAGGGGGAAATGTCTGTGCTTGCCAATGACACACAG tgtggTAAAGGCTTTACTGTCAAGAACGGCCGCTGCGCAG gtATTTGA